AGCGGTGCAAGAAGCGCCGCGCCGCAACCCACGTGACAAGCGTCGCCGCTGATCTGATCGGTTTCAAGCCGTGACGGTTCCGCCTCAGAGTTCGGCACTGTCACTGCAACTCTGAAGAACGCCACAAGGCGGACAGCTTCATCTGGCGGTATCCAGCAGCGAGGGTGTGAGAGGTCTGATAGAGCGGCCTGCTTACACTCGCTGAAGGTTTTTATGACTTTGTAACGACGGCTACCGGGGTACTGCCCCGAAGAGAGCTTGAAAGGAAGGGATGAGGACGTGGCGATCTACGGTGATTTTGCGGATCACGCTTTTTCTGATGTGGCCAAAGTTTTGCAGCGCCACACCGGCACACTTTTTTTGCAGTCGGCGCTAGGAGGCCGCAGTGTCGAACTGCATCTGCACCGCGGGGAAATGCGGGCCCTGTTCATGGACGGCTTTCCGGTACGCGAAGCGATGCGCGTGCAGGATGTCCTGCGCCAATTGATGAATGGCGCCACCGGAACCTACGAGTTTGAAGCAATGGCCCCGCATGAGTTGACGGCCCATTTCTCGCTGCCTCTGAATCAGGTGTTGCGCTCGCTGGTGCAGGACGCCCGCATAGACGAGTCCCAGTTGCCACACGAGGCCACCCGCTTTGTAACGGTGCAGGGAGCTGAGGAGCTGGTCGGTGGCCTGCCGGTGACCCTCCAGAGTGCCTGGCGCCATGTTTCCCCCCTGCTCACCCGTGGAGGCAACGCTGCGGAGGTGGCGCAGGAAGCCTTTATCAGCCTGGAAGAAGCCCGCCTGATGCTGTTCCGTCTGCGTGCTGCCGGCATGGTTACCCCTTACCGCGCTGCGGGAGTGGTGCCTGGCGGTGCCGCAGTGGCGGCGGGTACCCAGCCCCATTTCCAATCCCAGGTGGCCCCCGCTGCTGCACCAGAACAGGTCAGTCCGGTTCGCCGCTTTCTCAATGCGCTTCGCCGCCTGACTGGAGGTGCCTGAAGATGGGCCCCATGAAACTTGTGATCTCTGGCCCTGTGGGGGCTGGGAAAACCACTTTTGTACAGACCCTTTCCGAAACCGAAGTGGTGGCCACCGAAGCCGAAGCCAGTGAAGACATCGGCAAGAAATACACCACCGTCGCTTTTGATTTCGGCACCATCAACCTAGACGGCCAGGAATTGCTGCTGTACGGTACGCCTGGTCAGGACCGCTTTGATTTCATGTGGGACGTGCTCTGCGAAGGTGCCCTGGGCCTGACCCTGCTGGTTGCCGGAGACAAGCCCGAGGACTTTTCGCAGGCCCGCAATATCCTGGAGTTCATCACCAGCCGCAATCCGGTGCCTTTCGTGGTGGGCGTGACCCGTCAGGATCTGCCCAAAGTCTGGACTCCTGAAGACGTGGCCAGCTACTTCGATCTGCCGCCTGAGCAGGTGTGTGGCCTGAACGCCACCGATAACGGCAGCTCCCGCGAGGTGCTGATCCGGTTGCTGGAATTGCAACTGGCCGACCAACCCCAGGCTGCAGGTGCCTAACTCTTCGCCTCCTGGCCTCCTGGTCCTTGGCCTACCCCTAGCCCTCAAGAAAGACCCATCATGACCGCAAGTAAGCAGGAAAAACTCGATATGGCCTTGGCGGATCTGCGCCGGACTTTTCCGGCGGTGCGTGGCGCACTGGTGGCGACCACGGATGGCCTGCCGATCTCGCAATCTTTTCGGGACGACACCGACGCCGACCATGTGGCCGCCATGGCTGCGGTGGCCCTGGGCCTGGGTCGGCGTATGAATCAGACCCTTAAGACGGGTGAATTGAGTGAGATGAGCATCAGCGGTGGGATTGGGCAGGTGTACATCTATGCCACAGGACGCCGCGGAGTCCTGGCCGTGGTGGCACCTGGGGGCATGAACCTGGGCATCCTCCACAAAGAAGCCAGGGACACGGCTGTGCGTGTAGCACGCATCCTCTAGCCTGAAGATCACCAAAACAACTGATGGGCCTCGTTGGAGCACTTGCTCGTCGGAGGCCCACTGGCTATTTTGGCTCGTTAGAACCACTCGGTTAAGAGAGGTGC
This sequence is a window from Deinococcus radiophilus. Protein-coding genes within it:
- a CDS encoding GTP-binding protein, with product MGPMKLVISGPVGAGKTTFVQTLSETEVVATEAEASEDIGKKYTTVAFDFGTINLDGQELLLYGTPGQDRFDFMWDVLCEGALGLTLLVAGDKPEDFSQARNILEFITSRNPVPFVVGVTRQDLPKVWTPEDVASYFDLPPEQVCGLNATDNGSSREVLIRLLELQLADQPQAAGA
- a CDS encoding roadblock/LC7 domain-containing protein, with the protein product MTASKQEKLDMALADLRRTFPAVRGALVATTDGLPISQSFRDDTDADHVAAMAAVALGLGRRMNQTLKTGELSEMSISGGIGQVYIYATGRRGVLAVVAPGGMNLGILHKEARDTAVRVARIL